Below is a window of Cetobacterium somerae ATCC BAA-474 DNA.
CAAATCTAGCAAATAAAACTTTTAAAATTTCAGGATTACTCATATTGAATATTTTTCCAAGAGTAAGTCCAAGTTGTCCAACAATAACATAAGTAACAGTTGCGTAGTTAACAATTGCTTCACCATTTACATCAGTAGCTCCCATAATGTCAGCCCAGTTTGTAAATGTTCCAACTAAAAATACTCCAATAGCATATCCAATAGAGATAATTGCTCCAGCAAAAGTTAGTCCACCAATATATGATTTTTTATCTTTTACATTGTCAACTAATCCACCAGATGCTTCCATTCCACCAAAAGCAAAGATTGAATAAACTAAAAATCCTAGTGAAGCAACAGGAGTTGCAAAGTTAGGATTAGGAGAAGTGAATAGGTTGAAACTAGTCTCTCCAAAAGTTAATCCCTTAGTTAAAAGAACTAAAATTCCTCCAACGAATAGAAGAATATTTAAAGCTATAACAGCAATTCCACCGATTGAAGCAACCTTTGAAATTCCTTTAATACCTTTTATAGCTACATAAGTAGTATAAATCATGAATATAATTCCAATAATTCCGAAAAATTGAGATGATTTCAATCCTGTCCATGCCATAACATTGGCATCTGTAAAAATATTTTTACCAAAGATACCAAAAGATAGAGGGATCCACATATTAGTTGCTTTTCCAACCATCCATACAACATAAGATATCCACCACATAAAAATTCCAGTGAATGCCCATTTAATGCCCACAGACTTTTCCATCCAAGTGTAAATACCACCATGGTCATCTTTAAAAGCTTGTGCCATCTCTGCAATGATTAAAGAGAACGGAATAAAGTATAAAACTGCTGATAAGAGGAAATAAGGTATCGCAGAATATCCCATGTTGAAAAAGGATAATGCGATATTAGCAAATCCATAAACTGATGTAAAAATCATTAATGCAAGAGCCGTCAT
It encodes the following:
- the yjeM gene encoding glutamate/gamma-aminobutyrate family transporter YjeM, which encodes MSNHTKTDQNKMGMTALALMIFTSVYGFANIALSFFNMGYSAIPYFLLSAVLYFIPFSLIIAEMAQAFKDDHGGIYTWMEKSVGIKWAFTGIFMWWISYVVWMVGKATNMWIPLSFGIFGKNIFTDANVMAWTGLKSSQFFGIIGIIFMIYTTYVAIKGIKGISKVASIGGIAVIALNILLFVGGILVLLTKGLTFGETSFNLFTSPNPNFATPVASLGFLVYSIFAFGGMEASGGLVDNVKDKKSYIGGLTFAGAIISIGYAIGVFLVGTFTNWADIMGATDVNGEAIVNYATVTYVIVGQLGLTLGKIFNMSNPEILKVLFARFAGFGMFFAYVGAFFTLVYAPLKQMIDGTPEELWPYGIGSDDPVTRTPKKALIMQAIFVVVMIALVAFGGSGASKFFATLQGMTNIAMTLPYIFISYAYIKFLNNDSIDKPFQVLSRNKSFGIFAGWIVTLVVTFANIFSVMDLNGSDVGIFGINIPGVYDEFIIGPVIFSIISYLIVHHYEKNRKK